From Lujinxingia vulgaris, a single genomic window includes:
- a CDS encoding phosphotransferase, whose protein sequence is MVEHQPLDREALQRRLRRWEPVEVIGRLPGGTNPGVEVRLGDGRRAVYREYAGGKRAWATECGVCGELAAEVGAPELLGVGEERDGTGQARAWSLVAFVQGSDDARPQALDVAEAIVRVASARSYPCPGLLGEGLALTKRWATHREEYEGFMGWALGQEVVVGRLGEERLKKVRAWIAEAEASLAGVGARAYLMHGDLKDAHMLGRRVGGAWGWWLVDWEMGRAGHPLIELGRWSASRALSRWRAETAEVLEHLDALWLHGGVEDAREVVALYRLQTLVGTLKAGGRRDDAVGWALAAMDELVA, encoded by the coding sequence TTGGTTGAGCATCAACCGCTGGATCGCGAGGCGCTGCAACGACGCCTGCGGCGCTGGGAGCCGGTTGAGGTGATCGGGAGGTTGCCCGGCGGGACCAACCCCGGCGTGGAGGTGAGGCTGGGGGACGGGCGTCGCGCGGTGTATCGGGAGTACGCCGGTGGGAAGCGTGCGTGGGCGACCGAGTGCGGGGTGTGTGGTGAGTTGGCGGCCGAGGTGGGCGCGCCGGAGCTGCTGGGCGTCGGGGAGGAGCGTGATGGGACGGGGCAGGCCCGTGCCTGGTCGCTGGTCGCGTTTGTGCAGGGCAGTGACGATGCGCGGCCGCAGGCGCTCGATGTGGCCGAGGCGATCGTGCGGGTCGCCAGTGCACGCAGCTATCCTTGCCCGGGGTTGTTGGGGGAGGGGCTGGCGCTGACGAAGCGCTGGGCGACGCATCGCGAGGAGTATGAGGGGTTTATGGGGTGGGCGCTCGGCCAGGAGGTTGTGGTGGGGCGGCTGGGGGAGGAGCGGCTGAAAAAGGTGCGCGCGTGGATAGCAGAGGCGGAGGCGTCGCTCGCCGGGGTGGGGGCGCGGGCCTACCTGATGCACGGGGATCTTAAAGATGCGCATATGCTTGGACGGCGTGTGGGTGGGGCGTGGGGGTGGTGGCTGGTCGACTGGGAGATGGGGCGTGCGGGGCATCCGCTGATCGAGCTCGGGCGCTGGTCGGCGTCCCGAGCGTTGAGTCGCTGGCGCGCGGAGACAGCCGAGGTGCTGGAGCATCTCGACGCGCTGTGGTTACACGGAGGCGTTGAGGATGCCCGGGAGGTTGTGGCGCTTTACCGTCTTCAGACGCTGGTGGGGACGCTCAAGGCCGGGGGGCGGCGCGACGACGCGGTGGGCTGGGCGTTGGCGGCGATGGATGAGCTCGTGGCTTGA
- a CDS encoding asparaginase, protein MPRVLILHTGGTLGMSGSPLYPDAYATRLTEAVPELEQLATIETRIVFNLDSSDMGPPHWEALAREIDASREDFDGFVIVHGTDTMAYTAAALSFALVDLGKPVILTGAQRPLGALRTDARRNLADAVELATRAIPEVGICFDGILVRGTRATKSHANDYRAFDSPGTAPIAKLGVDIELSAGLRQPVGDYAFRPGFDARVMMLHMTPGLSPQLIEPLLKGGALGGLVLAAYGMGTVPASKPDMTAMVARAVEAGVEVLVITQAAGKVDLGLYENSRRLADAGAIGGGGLHVEAAVTKMMHALANFETSASRRDYLLRDIAGERG, encoded by the coding sequence ATGCCACGCGTATTGATTTTGCACACCGGAGGGACGCTGGGGATGAGTGGCTCGCCGCTCTACCCCGACGCCTACGCTACGCGCCTGACCGAGGCGGTGCCGGAGCTTGAGCAGCTGGCGACGATCGAGACGCGTATCGTCTTTAACCTCGATTCCAGCGATATGGGCCCGCCGCATTGGGAGGCGCTGGCACGCGAGATCGATGCGAGCCGCGAGGATTTTGATGGCTTTGTGATCGTGCACGGCACCGACACGATGGCGTACACGGCGGCGGCGCTGAGTTTTGCGCTGGTGGACCTCGGAAAGCCGGTGATCCTCACCGGGGCGCAGCGGCCGCTGGGGGCTCTTCGCACCGATGCGCGTCGCAACCTGGCTGATGCCGTGGAGCTTGCGACCCGGGCGATTCCGGAGGTCGGGATCTGTTTTGACGGGATCCTGGTGCGGGGGACGCGCGCGACCAAGAGTCACGCCAACGACTACCGTGCCTTTGATAGCCCGGGGACCGCGCCGATTGCGAAGTTAGGGGTCGACATTGAGCTGAGCGCGGGGCTGCGTCAGCCGGTCGGAGACTATGCGTTTCGACCGGGCTTCGACGCCCGCGTGATGATGTTGCATATGACGCCGGGCTTAAGCCCGCAGCTCATCGAGCCGCTCCTTAAGGGAGGGGCGCTGGGGGGGCTTGTGCTGGCGGCGTACGGGATGGGGACGGTGCCGGCGAGCAAGCCTGATATGACGGCGATGGTCGCGCGGGCGGTGGAGGCGGGCGTGGAGGTGCTGGTGATCACGCAGGCCGCCGGGAAGGTGGATCTGGGGCTCTATGAGAACAGCCGCCGGCTGGCCGATGCTGGAGCGATCGGTGGCGGTGGACTTCATGTGGAGGCTGCCGTCACGAAGATGATGCACGCGCTGGCGAACTTTGAGACGTCGGCGTCGCGGCGCGACTATCTGCTGCGCGACATCGCCGGGGAGCGGGGCTGA
- a CDS encoding response regulator transcription factor, producing MMESEATVLIVEDDPGLASALSELLEVEGYKTQVEHSGERAIERIRSENPDAVLLDLGLPDSDGFEVCKAVRPAYMGAIIMLTGSHGDNDHIRGLEVGADDYVTKPVSPPLLLARLKALLRRLEQISEVTDLSVAGGDSKKLNMGPLFIDRRARQATIDETLVELTTFEFDLLWMLARRSGTTVRRDELYRHLLDREYDGLDRTIDVHISRLRKKLVEFGGEADWIKTVHGKGYQFFVA from the coding sequence ATGATGGAAAGTGAAGCGACTGTCTTGATCGTCGAGGACGACCCCGGCCTGGCAAGCGCGCTCAGCGAGCTGTTGGAAGTCGAGGGTTATAAAACGCAGGTTGAGCATAGTGGGGAGCGCGCCATTGAGCGCATCCGCAGCGAGAACCCCGACGCGGTGCTCCTGGATCTGGGCCTGCCCGACTCCGACGGCTTTGAGGTGTGCAAGGCGGTGCGTCCCGCATACATGGGCGCCATCATCATGCTCACCGGCTCCCACGGCGATAACGACCACATTCGCGGGCTGGAGGTTGGCGCCGACGACTACGTCACCAAGCCGGTCTCACCGCCCCTGCTCCTGGCCCGCCTCAAAGCGCTCTTGCGCCGCCTTGAGCAGATCAGCGAAGTCACCGATCTTTCGGTGGCCGGTGGTGACTCCAAGAAACTCAACATGGGTCCGCTCTTCATCGATCGACGCGCCCGCCAGGCCACCATCGATGAGACCCTGGTCGAGCTGACCACCTTTGAGTTCGACCTGCTCTGGATGCTCGCCAGGCGCTCCGGCACCACCGTGCGCCGCGATGAGCTCTACCGTCACCTGCTCGATCGCGAGTACGACGGCCTCGACCGCACCATCGACGTGCACATCAGCCGCCTGCGCAAAAAGCTCGTCGAGTTTGGCGGCGAAGCCGACTGGATCAAGACGGTCCACGGCAAGGGCTACCAGTTCTTCGTGGCCTGA
- a CDS encoding fibronectin type III domain-containing protein, protein MTPRFSIFARAALTLSAAASLLGCEPQFNDQVCEIDQDCFPDEACQAGVCVLRTELPDVGPDADLNACGGIQVLENDPGDPCGPCNLDQYQCEGAELVCSGETPCPETDVITTTPTAITADGAQLNGELAELPVEGISELGFCWSATEESPTLDNADCMAIETALSAPGEFSLSVEGLNPGTSYNVSTYFIDGDADSGYGNTLAFITLAPSPANVTATVDGDVITLSWDEAAGIVEYEVLRDGTSIAVVSETTYADEDAPAGTLSGYEDLAATQGTETGGVRLTWSAATGSAGDELSYEIIASYPDADSDPSDAVTAQLPAPTPTSYEVQIDDGTWIDVGLVTDYLDEDAPEGTITAGTTEVSAGDFADRVELSISGSTTADGQPRQYRVRALADANAGAPSPQVSGFRGTEDLTYQWQRTSSDQDQEGDYQDISGATSATYSDFDAPATGETRFYRVVLSAPGAPSVTTPGQAGYRAFGAQVTLVDITGVGISAATINANVTGLGDPAATEHGICISTQAGVEYPAAGATDCTLRGAPTATGTFTETFSDLDPATTYFVRAFIVNATGTSYSGELSFTTDPAIPTPPTNLTASTNDTDLVALSWSAVAGADGYRVYRDGTEIAEVTDGSQTTFDDTTATEGTLGAPSGLTASSTNAAQVDLSWSAASASAGTSASYTVRAFNVSGESSDSNAATGSRAAPEITGYEIFRNGASLDSVGVVTSYADASADAGTPGAPSGLTASSTNAAQVDLSWSAATGNAGTTYSYTVRALSDVGPSAESNEATGSRAAPAVTGYEIFRDGASLDSVGDVTSYADTSAAPGTIDAVADLSASNSNPDQVDLSWTPPATSAGTAYNYTVRALTNDGSSDASNEATGSRAAPTITGYDIFDASDDSQIGSSASAGSTAIPANAPTYTFDPIDGTYDAVNNDMALTITNGTPVDGAPITVYVIARGESGIDASASADATGFRPATSLSFTWERASLAADPVVWETFGAANAASVTDADVDASKLTYRVRVDIGTTVTVEVPEETLTIP, encoded by the coding sequence ATGACCCCACGCTTCTCCATCTTCGCGCGCGCCGCCCTCACCCTGAGCGCAGCGGCGAGCTTGTTAGGCTGTGAGCCTCAGTTCAACGACCAGGTCTGTGAGATCGACCAGGACTGCTTCCCCGATGAAGCGTGCCAGGCCGGTGTCTGTGTGCTGCGCACCGAGCTCCCCGATGTCGGCCCTGACGCCGACCTCAACGCCTGCGGCGGCATCCAGGTGCTGGAGAACGATCCGGGCGATCCCTGCGGCCCCTGCAACCTCGACCAGTACCAGTGCGAAGGCGCCGAGCTGGTCTGCTCGGGCGAGACCCCCTGCCCGGAAACCGACGTCATCACCACAACCCCCACCGCTATCACCGCCGATGGCGCGCAACTTAATGGCGAGCTGGCTGAGCTTCCCGTCGAGGGCATCAGCGAGCTGGGCTTCTGCTGGTCCGCGACCGAGGAGAGCCCCACGCTCGACAACGCCGACTGCATGGCCATTGAGACCGCTCTCAGCGCCCCTGGCGAGTTTTCCTTGAGCGTTGAAGGTCTCAACCCGGGCACCAGCTACAACGTGTCCACCTACTTCATCGACGGCGACGCCGACTCGGGCTACGGCAACACCCTGGCCTTCATCACCCTGGCCCCCTCGCCGGCCAACGTCACCGCCACCGTCGACGGCGACGTCATCACCCTGAGCTGGGATGAGGCCGCGGGCATCGTCGAGTACGAGGTTCTGCGCGACGGCACCTCCATCGCCGTGGTCAGTGAGACGACCTACGCCGACGAAGACGCCCCCGCCGGCACCCTCTCCGGCTACGAAGACCTCGCTGCAACCCAGGGCACTGAGACCGGCGGCGTTCGCCTGACCTGGTCCGCCGCAACCGGTAGCGCCGGCGATGAGCTCAGCTACGAGATCATCGCCTCGTACCCCGACGCCGACAGCGATCCTTCGGATGCCGTCACCGCGCAACTTCCCGCACCCACGCCGACCTCCTACGAAGTTCAGATCGACGACGGCACCTGGATCGATGTGGGCCTTGTTACCGACTACCTGGACGAAGACGCCCCCGAAGGCACCATCACCGCCGGCACCACCGAGGTGAGCGCTGGCGACTTTGCCGATCGCGTCGAGCTGAGCATCAGCGGCAGCACCACGGCAGATGGCCAGCCGCGCCAGTACCGCGTCCGCGCTCTGGCCGACGCCAACGCCGGCGCTCCCAGCCCCCAGGTCTCGGGTTTCCGCGGCACCGAAGACCTCACCTACCAGTGGCAGCGCACAAGCTCCGACCAGGATCAGGAAGGCGACTACCAGGACATCAGCGGCGCCACCTCGGCGACCTACAGCGACTTCGACGCCCCGGCAACCGGTGAGACGCGCTTCTACCGCGTGGTCTTAAGCGCTCCGGGTGCCCCCTCGGTCACCACGCCGGGCCAGGCCGGCTACCGCGCTTTCGGCGCCCAGGTCACCCTGGTCGACATCACCGGTGTGGGCATCAGCGCCGCCACCATCAACGCCAACGTCACCGGTCTGGGCGATCCGGCCGCCACCGAGCACGGCATCTGCATCAGCACCCAGGCCGGCGTCGAGTACCCGGCCGCCGGCGCTACCGACTGCACCCTGCGCGGCGCTCCCACCGCCACCGGCACATTCACCGAAACCTTCTCCGACCTCGACCCGGCCACGACCTACTTCGTGCGCGCCTTCATCGTGAACGCCACCGGCACCTCCTACTCCGGTGAGTTGTCCTTCACCACCGACCCGGCCATCCCCACGCCGCCCACCAACCTGACCGCCTCGACCAACGACACCGATCTCGTCGCGCTGAGCTGGAGCGCCGTCGCCGGCGCCGACGGCTACCGCGTCTACCGCGACGGCACCGAGATCGCTGAAGTCACCGACGGCTCGCAGACCACCTTCGACGACACCACCGCCACCGAGGGCACCCTCGGCGCTCCGAGCGGCCTCACCGCCTCCTCCACCAACGCCGCCCAGGTCGACCTTAGCTGGAGCGCTGCCTCGGCCTCCGCCGGCACCAGCGCCTCCTACACCGTGCGCGCCTTCAACGTCTCTGGCGAGAGTTCCGACAGCAACGCCGCCACCGGCTCGCGCGCCGCTCCCGAGATCACCGGCTACGAGATCTTCCGCAACGGCGCCTCACTCGACTCCGTGGGCGTGGTCACCTCCTACGCCGACGCCTCTGCCGACGCCGGCACCCCCGGCGCTCCGAGCGGCCTCACCGCCTCCTCCACCAACGCCGCCCAGGTCGACCTCTCCTGGAGCGCCGCCACAGGCAACGCCGGAACTACTTACTCCTACACCGTCCGCGCCCTGAGCGACGTCGGCCCCTCGGCCGAGTCCAATGAGGCCACCGGCTCGCGTGCCGCTCCCGCCGTCACCGGCTACGAGATCTTCCGCGACGGCGCCTCACTCGACTCCGTGGGCGACGTCACCTCCTACGCCGACACCTCTGCGGCCCCCGGAACCATCGACGCTGTCGCCGATCTGAGCGCCTCGAATTCCAACCCCGACCAGGTTGACCTTAGCTGGACGCCCCCCGCTACCAGCGCCGGCACCGCATACAACTACACTGTGCGCGCCCTGACCAATGACGGATCCTCCGACGCGTCCAACGAAGCCACCGGCTCACGCGCCGCTCCCACCATCACCGGCTACGACATCTTCGACGCCAGCGATGACTCCCAGATCGGCTCGTCGGCCTCCGCCGGCTCGACAGCGATTCCCGCCAACGCGCCCACCTACACCTTCGACCCGATCGACGGCACCTACGACGCGGTCAACAACGACATGGCGCTCACCATCACCAACGGCACCCCCGTCGACGGTGCGCCCATCACCGTCTACGTCATCGCCCGCGGCGAGAGCGGCATCGACGCCTCGGCCTCGGCCGACGCCACCGGGTTCCGCCCCGCGACCTCCCTCTCCTTCACCTGGGAGCGCGCCAGCCTGGCCGCCGACCCGGTTGTCTGGGAGACCTTCGGCGCCGCAAACGCCGCCAGCGTTACCGACGCCGACGTCGACGCGTCCAAGCTCACCTACCGCGTCCGCGTCGACATCGGCACCACAGTCACCGTCGAGGTTCCCGAGGAGACCCTCACCATCCCCTGA
- a CDS encoding cation:proton antiporter, translating into MMEPGFMENLGWIICASTLVVLLADRLRVPSIVAYIVTGLLLGPVFGLLEVTHAVELIGEVGIALLLFVVGLELSLEKIRDVGKVAAVAGLTQVGLSAAGGFGISYALGYEPMQALLLGIAVTFSSTVVVVKLVDHKGELDALYGRIAVGILLVQDIVVVLALTVLAGVSEGGGDVGAGALLSSVGFALGGTAMLMIAALAASRWVLPRPMGWAARSAETLFMWSLGWFFVFVLVSYVLDLSLEIGAFLAGLSLAQLPYSEELKRRVHPLMSFFIAIFFVTLGLQVDLGSARQGLGVALVLSAFVMIGKFLIFMVTVSRSGYGEGTTFRTAVSLAQISEFGFIFASMALSAKLIGEEVLSIVAVVGLLTIALSSMFIQYSDPLYAWLHKRGWLRIFGAYTNPEEEVRKEGARDHVIIVGMNPLGRELVRYLEGCGEQVVAIDTDVAKLQDLPAETILGNVEHGPVLEEAGLAHARAIISALHIDDTNRVVALKARRAGVPVAIHAFDGALISELEALGVDYLITPRADAVEQEWERLKASLLENGNGQGSAHD; encoded by the coding sequence ATGATGGAACCCGGGTTTATGGAGAATCTGGGGTGGATTATCTGCGCCTCGACCCTGGTGGTGTTGCTGGCGGATCGCCTGCGGGTGCCCTCGATTGTCGCGTACATTGTGACAGGACTTCTGCTGGGGCCGGTCTTCGGGCTGCTGGAGGTGACGCACGCCGTAGAGCTGATCGGGGAGGTGGGCATCGCGCTGCTGCTCTTTGTGGTGGGGCTTGAGCTCAGTCTGGAAAAGATCCGGGACGTGGGAAAGGTCGCCGCAGTGGCGGGCCTGACGCAGGTGGGGCTGTCGGCGGCGGGCGGCTTTGGCATTAGCTACGCGCTGGGATACGAGCCGATGCAGGCGTTGTTGCTGGGCATTGCGGTAACGTTTAGCAGCACGGTGGTGGTGGTCAAACTCGTCGATCATAAGGGGGAGCTCGACGCGCTCTACGGGCGGATCGCGGTGGGGATCTTGCTGGTGCAGGATATCGTCGTGGTGCTCGCGCTCACGGTGCTTGCCGGCGTGTCAGAGGGGGGCGGAGATGTTGGGGCCGGTGCGCTGCTCTCGAGCGTGGGCTTTGCGCTGGGCGGTACGGCGATGCTGATGATCGCGGCGCTGGCGGCCTCGCGTTGGGTGTTGCCTCGACCGATGGGGTGGGCGGCGCGGTCGGCCGAGACGCTCTTTATGTGGAGTCTGGGCTGGTTCTTTGTGTTCGTGCTCGTGAGTTATGTGCTCGACTTGAGTCTGGAGATCGGGGCGTTTCTGGCCGGGCTGAGTCTGGCGCAGTTGCCTTACAGCGAGGAGCTTAAGCGGCGAGTGCACCCGCTGATGAGCTTCTTCATCGCGATCTTTTTTGTGACGTTGGGCTTGCAGGTGGACCTGGGCTCGGCGCGGCAGGGGCTGGGGGTGGCGCTGGTGCTCTCGGCTTTTGTGATGATCGGGAAGTTCCTGATCTTCATGGTGACGGTCAGCCGAAGTGGGTATGGGGAAGGCACAACCTTTCGCACGGCGGTGTCGCTGGCTCAGATCAGTGAGTTCGGGTTTATTTTTGCCTCGATGGCGCTCTCGGCGAAGTTGATCGGTGAGGAGGTGCTCTCGATTGTGGCGGTTGTGGGGCTGCTGACGATCGCGCTCTCCTCGATGTTCATCCAGTACAGCGATCCGCTCTATGCGTGGCTGCACAAGAGGGGGTGGTTGCGGATCTTCGGGGCGTACACGAATCCCGAGGAGGAGGTGCGCAAGGAGGGGGCGCGCGATCACGTGATCATCGTGGGGATGAACCCGCTGGGCAGAGAGCTTGTGCGTTATCTGGAGGGGTGTGGCGAGCAGGTGGTGGCGATCGATACCGACGTGGCCAAACTGCAAGATCTTCCGGCGGAGACGATCCTGGGCAACGTGGAGCACGGTCCGGTGCTGGAGGAGGCCGGGCTTGCGCATGCCCGCGCGATCATCAGCGCGCTGCATATCGATGATACCAATCGGGTGGTGGCGCTGAAGGCCCGGCGGGCGGGGGTTCCGGTGGCGATTCATGCGTTTGACGGGGCGCTCATCAGCGAGCTTGAGGCGCTGGGAGTCGACTATCTGATCACGCCCCGTGCCGATGCGGTGGAGCAAGAGTGGGAGCGTTTGAAAGCCTCGTTGTTGGAGAATGGAAACGGGCAGGGGTCTGCGCATGATTGA
- a CDS encoding cation:proton antiporter, which yields MIEVAVIVFGAAVAFGLGRGLRIPVMPLLIVAGLLFSLTGLLDDREVVGAMLEMGLTFLVFTAGLEMAPSRVREQVGAVWRVGLAQFVLLGGLAMVVLWLGGQSVEESLYVALAVAASSTLVVVRLLRQRRQIFEPLGRMLIGVLLLQDVLIILGLVIVSGLAEGPAVVLQRVGGGTLVMGLAALLYWQVLPRLIDRYEDDDEIGLLIVVATLFAMLGLASLVSVPIIVGAFAAGLALSSFPTNALVRGLIGPLIDFFMALFFVALGAFLVVPSPEELRVGLGLVVLLWVVTPVVVVLVAERAGFTTRGAVEAGLLLAQTSEFSLVVALQGVTSGQLSEGTLTIITLVTVVTIGLTPWISGRGLVRLGMRLHPRPRAVEGSTDREDHVVVIGLGVAGAMLMEKIQAAQMQAVGLDYDPGEVSNLRERGYQVVWGDADDPRALDALNLGGARAVFITTGRLSHVEQVAERVGEETPIWVNLMDDSQVSACEAVGAHTVNYSRASSRRVMAWFESLNSGEASS from the coding sequence ATGATTGAAGTGGCGGTGATTGTCTTTGGGGCTGCGGTGGCTTTCGGGCTGGGGCGAGGGTTGCGCATCCCGGTGATGCCGCTGCTGATCGTGGCGGGGCTGCTCTTTTCGCTCACCGGCTTGCTCGATGACCGTGAGGTGGTCGGTGCGATGCTGGAGATGGGGCTGACCTTTCTGGTGTTCACCGCGGGGTTGGAGATGGCGCCGTCGCGGGTGCGCGAGCAGGTGGGGGCGGTGTGGCGGGTGGGTCTTGCGCAGTTTGTCTTGCTCGGCGGGCTGGCGATGGTGGTGTTGTGGCTGGGCGGTCAGAGTGTGGAGGAGTCGCTCTATGTGGCGCTGGCGGTTGCGGCGAGCTCAACGCTTGTGGTGGTGCGGCTGTTGCGTCAGCGGCGCCAGATTTTTGAGCCGCTGGGACGGATGCTCATCGGGGTGTTGCTGCTGCAGGACGTGCTGATCATTCTGGGGCTGGTCATCGTCTCGGGGCTTGCCGAGGGGCCGGCGGTGGTGCTGCAGCGCGTAGGAGGAGGGACGCTTGTGATGGGGCTTGCAGCGTTGCTCTACTGGCAGGTGCTGCCGCGGTTGATCGATCGTTATGAAGATGATGATGAGATCGGGTTGCTGATTGTCGTCGCCACGCTCTTTGCGATGTTGGGGCTGGCATCGCTTGTCAGCGTGCCGATTATTGTGGGTGCTTTCGCCGCGGGGCTGGCGCTCTCATCGTTTCCGACCAATGCGCTGGTGCGGGGGTTGATCGGACCGCTGATCGACTTTTTTATGGCGCTCTTCTTTGTGGCGCTGGGGGCGTTTCTGGTGGTGCCTTCGCCGGAGGAGCTGCGGGTGGGGCTGGGGCTGGTGGTGCTCTTGTGGGTGGTGACCCCGGTGGTGGTCGTGCTTGTGGCGGAACGCGCCGGATTTACAACGCGCGGGGCGGTGGAGGCGGGGCTATTGCTGGCACAGACCAGCGAGTTTTCGCTGGTGGTGGCGCTGCAAGGGGTCACCAGCGGTCAACTCAGCGAGGGGACGTTGACGATTATTACGCTTGTGACGGTGGTGACCATTGGTCTGACGCCCTGGATTTCAGGACGGGGGCTGGTGCGCCTGGGGATGCGGTTGCATCCGCGGCCGCGGGCGGTGGAGGGGAGCACTGATCGCGAGGATCATGTGGTGGTGATTGGCCTGGGGGTTGCCGGCGCGATGTTGATGGAGAAGATTCAGGCCGCGCAGATGCAAGCCGTGGGGCTGGATTATGATCCCGGGGAGGTCTCGAATCTGAGGGAGCGCGGCTATCAGGTGGTCTGGGGTGATGCTGACGATCCGCGGGCGTTGGACGCTCTGAATCTCGGGGGGGCGCGCGCGGTGTTCATCACCACGGGCAGGCTCTCGCATGTGGAGCAGGTCGCCGAACGTGTTGGCGAGGAGACGCCCATCTGGGTGAATCTGATGGACGACTCCCAGGTGAGCGCGTGTGAGGCGGTGGGGGCGCATACGGTGAACTACTCCCGGGCGTCGAGTCGCCGGGTGATGGCGTGGTTTGAGAGCTTGAACTCGGGCGAGGCGTCATCCTGA
- a CDS encoding Na+/H+ antiporter subunit E → MVGGVFWRVVLFGVLWWVWAGDKPASWWFGAPAVMCAAIMAARRVPAESHALSVKGLVAFLFYFVRASLQGGVDVAWRALSPQMRLHPGFLEYPIRFEAGGAPAVFFANIISLLPGTLSVRLVGHSVMVHAIDLRAPVEAQLQELEAHVEQMFGGPGREGR, encoded by the coding sequence ATGGTGGGAGGCGTGTTCTGGCGCGTGGTGCTTTTCGGGGTTTTGTGGTGGGTGTGGGCCGGCGACAAGCCTGCGTCATGGTGGTTTGGGGCGCCGGCGGTCATGTGCGCCGCGATCATGGCAGCACGCCGGGTGCCGGCGGAATCCCATGCACTGAGTGTGAAGGGGCTTGTCGCGTTTTTGTTTTATTTTGTGCGCGCCTCGTTGCAGGGGGGCGTCGATGTGGCGTGGCGGGCGTTGAGCCCGCAGATGCGACTTCATCCGGGCTTTCTGGAGTATCCGATTCGCTTTGAGGCTGGGGGGGCGCCGGCGGTGTTTTTCGCCAACATCATCAGCCTCTTGCCGGGCACGCTCAGTGTGCGGTTGGTGGGGCACTCGGTGATGGTGCATGCCATCGATTTGCGCGCGCCTGTTGAGGCGCAGCTGCAGGAGCTGGAGGCGCACGTCGAACAGATGTTTGGCGGTCCGGGCAGGGAGGGGCGATGA
- a CDS encoding monovalent cation/H+ antiporter complex subunit F yields MIVVVALVMGSFSAAIVRIWLGPSGADRMMGAQLFGSSGAATVLVLAAMLNDWLLVDVALVFASLAAVTVVAFVERTERASSPE; encoded by the coding sequence ATGATCGTGGTGGTTGCATTGGTGATGGGGAGTTTTTCGGCGGCGATCGTAAGGATCTGGCTTGGCCCCAGCGGCGCGGACCGAATGATGGGCGCGCAGCTCTTCGGAAGCTCGGGGGCGGCTACCGTGCTGGTGCTGGCTGCGATGCTGAATGACTGGTTGTTGGTCGACGTAGCGCTGGTGTTTGCGTCGCTGGCGGCGGTCACGGTGGTGGCATTTGTGGAGCGCACTGAGCGGGCATCGAGCCCGGAGTGA
- the mnhG gene encoding monovalent cation/H(+) antiporter subunit G, whose protein sequence is MEGVRAVLALVLMMIGALFFVAGSVGMLRFPDVYTRLHALTKADNLGMGLVVLGLSLKAPGWQPVLKLVLTWIFVMIAGTVSCHLVAREAYRQGVKQEDGGEP, encoded by the coding sequence ATGGAGGGGGTGAGGGCGGTGCTGGCGTTGGTGCTGATGATGATCGGGGCGCTCTTCTTTGTGGCCGGTTCGGTGGGGATGCTGCGCTTTCCCGACGTGTATACTCGCCTTCATGCGTTGACCAAGGCCGACAATCTGGGGATGGGTTTGGTGGTCCTCGGGTTGAGCCTCAAGGCGCCGGGATGGCAGCCGGTTCTCAAGCTGGTGTTGACCTGGATCTTCGTGATGATCGCCGGGACGGTCTCCTGCCATCTGGTGGCGCGGGAGGCCTATCGCCAGGGGGTAAAGCAGGAGGATGGGGGGGAGCCGTGA
- a CDS encoding Na(+)/H(+) antiporter subunit B yields MIVFDVVLTLTLWVLAVGAVSQADLFKSVVLFVTLGVVVAVAWVRLGAADLAMVEVAVGAGVTGALFLNTLGYLEQGRGEGGADEDETGV; encoded by the coding sequence GTGATTGTCTTCGATGTCGTGCTCACGTTGACGCTGTGGGTGCTTGCGGTGGGGGCGGTATCGCAGGCGGATCTTTTTAAATCGGTGGTCCTCTTTGTGACGCTGGGGGTTGTGGTGGCGGTGGCCTGGGTGCGTCTGGGGGCGGCAGATCTGGCGATGGTGGAGGTTGCGGTGGGAGCCGGGGTGACCGGTGCGTTGTTTCTGAACACGCTGGGGTATCTGGAGCAGGGGCGGGGCGAAGGGGGGGCAGATGAAGACGAGACGGGCGTTTGA